One genomic region from Candidatus Tisiphia endosymbiont of Dioctria linearis encodes:
- a CDS encoding antitoxin, with amino-acid sequence MPKVITVTDMARSFSDIIGRVHYQGESFDIKKGTSIVARLVPTQNKPTLTLGELNEFFENGPHLSEEEILKFEQEIAKVKKMKIKGDIIKWD; translated from the coding sequence ATGCCAAAAGTCATTACAGTAACAGATATGGCGCGATCTTTTTCAGACATTATTGGACGAGTGCATTATCAAGGAGAAAGTTTTGATATTAAAAAAGGAACAAGTATAGTGGCAAGGCTAGTACCAACACAAAACAAGCCGACGCTTACGTTGGGCGAATTAAATGAATTTTTTGAGAATGGACCACATTTATCAGAAGAGGAGATATTGAAATTTGAACAAGAAATTGCTAAGGTAAAAAAAATGAAAATTAAAGGAGATATAATTAAATGGGATTAG
- a CDS encoding ribonucleoside-diphosphate reductase subunit alpha: MTTQANTKFPIEIDKKRDNLLTNFGKAVLKDRYLLAGEDFQDLFARVASYYADNTQHAQQLYEYISKLWFMPATPVLSNGGTDRGMPISCFLNETDDSLEGIIDLWTENVWLASRGGGIGSYWGNVRSINEEIKGKGTSSGIIPFVKVVDSMTLAISQGSIRRGSAAIYLPIDHPEIEEFIDLRRHTGGDTNRKALNIHHGIAVTDAFMRAVENDEDFSLISPDTKKVVRVVKAREIWVKLLTTRIETGEPYIIFIDTINKYIPEHHKKLGLQVKTSNLCSEITLPTGIDHLGKARTAVCCLSSVNLEYFDDWQNDPEFIPTAMRFLDNVLEDFITKAPNTMERAKYSAMRERSVGLGVMGFHSFLQLKDVPVESVMAKVWNNQIFEHIHKEVDRASVILSDERGACPDADEVGSKERFSNKTAIAPTASISIIAGNSSPGIEPFVANSFIQKTLTGSFNVRNKYLEKLLSSKGFNNDQVWSSIATHEGSVQHLTFLSAHEKEVFKTAHEIDQNWLIDLAADRTPHISQSQSLNLFLAGNVSKMYLNNIHFRAWKKGVKSLYYCRSTSIQRPDKVSHDVKKVDFKDIEIANKKKQEEESSKYDECLACQ, translated from the coding sequence ATGACAACGCAAGCAAATACTAAATTTCCTATAGAAATTGACAAGAAACGAGATAATTTATTGACTAATTTTGGTAAAGCCGTCCTAAAGGATAGGTACTTATTAGCCGGAGAGGATTTTCAGGATTTATTCGCTAGAGTTGCTAGCTACTATGCTGATAATACCCAACATGCCCAGCAATTATATGAGTATATAAGCAAGCTGTGGTTTATGCCAGCCACTCCAGTTCTTAGTAATGGTGGAACTGATAGAGGGATGCCTATTTCTTGTTTTTTGAATGAAACAGATGATAGTTTAGAAGGTATTATAGACCTTTGGACGGAGAATGTTTGGTTAGCCTCGCGTGGTGGTGGTATAGGAAGCTACTGGGGCAACGTTCGTTCGATTAATGAGGAAATTAAAGGCAAAGGCACTTCTTCTGGCATTATTCCATTTGTCAAAGTTGTGGATTCTATGACCTTAGCTATTTCCCAAGGATCAATTAGACGTGGTAGTGCTGCTATATACTTACCAATTGACCATCCAGAAATTGAGGAATTTATCGATTTAAGACGTCATACAGGTGGTGATACTAATCGTAAAGCTTTGAACATTCATCATGGTATAGCTGTAACAGATGCCTTTATGCGAGCAGTAGAAAATGATGAGGATTTTTCTTTAATTAGCCCTGATACTAAAAAAGTTGTACGGGTAGTTAAGGCAAGAGAGATATGGGTGAAGTTATTAACTACTAGAATAGAAACTGGAGAACCTTACATAATATTTATTGATACTATCAATAAATATATTCCTGAACATCATAAAAAACTTGGGCTACAGGTAAAAACTTCAAATCTTTGTAGTGAGATTACTTTACCAACTGGTATTGATCATTTGGGTAAAGCGAGAACTGCTGTTTGTTGCCTATCTTCGGTAAATTTAGAATATTTTGATGATTGGCAAAATGATCCAGAGTTTATTCCTACCGCCATGCGTTTTCTAGATAATGTGCTTGAAGATTTTATCACTAAAGCCCCAAACACCATGGAGCGAGCAAAATATTCAGCCATGCGTGAACGTAGCGTAGGGTTAGGGGTTATGGGTTTTCACTCATTCTTACAATTAAAGGATGTACCGGTAGAATCAGTAATGGCAAAGGTTTGGAATAACCAAATATTTGAACATATTCATAAAGAAGTTGATAGAGCTTCCGTAATTTTATCTGATGAACGTGGGGCTTGTCCTGATGCAGATGAAGTAGGTAGTAAAGAGCGTTTTAGTAATAAAACAGCTATTGCTCCCACAGCATCAATCTCAATTATTGCTGGTAATAGTTCGCCTGGAATTGAACCATTTGTTGCTAATAGTTTTATTCAAAAGACTCTTACCGGATCTTTTAATGTACGTAACAAATATTTAGAAAAATTATTAAGTAGCAAAGGCTTTAATAATGATCAAGTTTGGTCATCAATTGCCACGCATGAAGGCTCGGTTCAACATTTAACTTTTTTATCTGCTCATGAAAAAGAGGTTTTTAAAACGGCACATGAGATTGATCAAAATTGGCTTATTGATTTAGCAGCAGATAGGACGCCACATATTTCGCAATCTCAATCTCTAAATCTTTTCTTAGCAGGTAATGTAAGTAAGATGTACTTAAATAATATCCATTTTAGAGCCTGGAAAAAAGGAGTAAAGAGTTTATATTATTGTAGATCAACCTCAATTCAAAGACCCGATAAAGTATCACACGATGTCAAGAAAGTAGATTTTAAAGATATTGAAATAGCTAATAAGAAAAAACAAGAAGAAGAGTCTTCTAAATATGATGAGTGTTTAGCCTGTCAATAA
- a CDS encoding ribonucleotide-diphosphate reductase subunit beta — protein MSLLDASPIYKPFSYPWAYEAWHIQQRIHWLPEEVPLADDIKDWKYNLTPGEKHLLTQIFRFFTQADIEVNNCYMKHYSRVFKPTEVLMMLSAFSNMETIHIAAYSHLLDTVGMPETEYSAFLKYREMKDKYDYMQRFGVETKEDIATTLAVFGAFTEGLQLFASFAILLNFPRFNKMKGMGQIISWSVRDETLHTDSIIMLFKTFIRENPEVWTEEVRGRLYEACATIVHFEDAFIELAFEVGGIEGLTAREVKQYIRYIADRRLMQLGLKEIYLIDNNPLPWLDEILNGMEHTNFFEARVTEYTKAATVGSWEEVFADMDGRRSAIVN, from the coding sequence ATGTCTTTACTTGATGCTAGTCCAATCTATAAACCGTTTTCTTACCCATGGGCTTATGAAGCGTGGCATATTCAACAACGAATTCATTGGTTACCAGAAGAAGTGCCGCTAGCTGATGATATAAAAGATTGGAAATATAATTTAACTCCTGGAGAAAAACATCTATTAACTCAAATATTTCGTTTCTTTACTCAAGCTGATATTGAAGTAAATAATTGCTATATGAAACATTACTCCAGGGTATTTAAGCCAACGGAAGTACTGATGATGTTATCAGCATTTTCTAATATGGAAACAATTCATATTGCGGCTTATTCTCATTTGCTTGATACTGTAGGTATGCCAGAAACTGAATATTCAGCATTTCTTAAATATAGAGAAATGAAAGATAAATACGACTATATGCAACGTTTTGGGGTAGAAACAAAAGAAGATATTGCTACAACTTTAGCAGTATTTGGGGCATTTACTGAAGGATTACAGCTATTTGCTTCATTTGCTATTTTGCTTAATTTTCCTCGTTTTAATAAAATGAAAGGTATGGGGCAAATCATTAGTTGGTCAGTAAGGGATGAGACGTTACATACTGATTCAATCATTATGTTATTTAAAACTTTTATTAGGGAAAATCCTGAAGTATGGACTGAGGAAGTTCGTGGTCGTCTGTATGAAGCTTGTGCTACTATTGTCCATTTTGAAGATGCCTTTATTGAACTAGCATTTGAAGTTGGTGGTATTGAAGGGTTAACCGCTAGAGAAGTAAAACAATATATTCGTTATATTGCTGATCGCCGATTAATGCAGCTTGGACTTAAAGAAATTTATTTAATTGATAATAATCCGTTGCCTTGGCTTGATGAAATCTTAAACGGTATGGAGCATACTAATTTCTTTGAAGCAAGGGTAACCGAATATACCAAAGCTGCAACTGTTGGATCGTGGGAAGAGGTATTTGCTGATATGGATGGTAGGAGGAGTGCTATAGTCAATTGA
- the odhB gene encoding 2-oxoglutarate dehydrogenase complex dihydrolipoyllysine-residue succinyltransferase has product MTIEITVPSLGESVSEATIAKWHKKQGDVVKVDELLLELETEKVTLEVNAVSSGVISKIFKNEGDTVSVGDSIGQITEGAVSAVALPSTSGKEVQQPANINSIASPPSVRRLVSENKLSLDDIKGTGREGRVTKGDVLGFINSPTTTSSIQATESPVSNIALANAGAVERVRMSRLRKTIADRLKQSQNTAAILTTFNEIDMLKVINLRMQYREEFEKKHGVKLGFMSFFVKATIEALKVVASVNAEIEGDEILYKNYYDIGVAVGTEQGLVVPIVRQADKLSFAGIEKEIAGLGKKAREGKLSMSDLSGGTFTISNGGVYGSLLSTPIINPPQSGILGLHKTEERPVVVNGKIEIRPMMYVALSYDHRIIDGKEAVTFLVKIKELIENPDRLLLNL; this is encoded by the coding sequence ATGACTATTGAAATTACAGTTCCATCCCTTGGAGAGTCAGTATCAGAGGCTACTATTGCCAAGTGGCATAAAAAACAAGGAGATGTGGTTAAAGTGGATGAGCTACTTTTAGAGCTTGAAACAGAAAAAGTTACGTTGGAAGTAAATGCAGTTTCATCTGGGGTAATAAGCAAAATATTTAAGAATGAGGGAGATACGGTATCTGTCGGTGATAGCATTGGGCAAATTACCGAAGGAGCAGTTTCTGCTGTAGCTTTACCTAGCACGTCAGGTAAAGAGGTACAACAACCTGCAAATATAAACAGCATTGCTTCCCCACCTTCTGTACGAAGATTAGTGAGTGAAAATAAACTGTCCTTAGATGATATAAAAGGTACTGGTAGAGAGGGTAGGGTAACTAAGGGAGATGTATTAGGATTTATAAATAGTCCAACAACAACTTCATCTATACAGGCAACTGAATCACCTGTGAGCAATATTGCATTGGCAAATGCAGGGGCGGTAGAACGCGTTAGAATGTCGCGACTTCGTAAGACTATTGCAGATCGTTTGAAACAATCACAAAATACCGCAGCTATTTTAACAACTTTTAATGAAATTGATATGTTGAAAGTTATTAATTTGCGTATGCAGTATCGTGAAGAGTTCGAGAAGAAGCATGGTGTTAAGCTGGGGTTTATGTCATTCTTTGTAAAAGCTACTATTGAAGCTCTGAAAGTAGTAGCTTCGGTAAATGCTGAAATAGAAGGGGATGAGATTCTGTATAAGAATTATTACGATATTGGGGTGGCAGTAGGAACAGAGCAGGGGTTAGTAGTACCAATAGTCAGGCAGGCTGACAAATTGAGTTTTGCTGGTATTGAGAAAGAAATTGCCGGTCTGGGTAAAAAGGCTAGAGAAGGAAAGTTATCGATGTCTGATTTATCAGGAGGAACTTTTACTATTTCCAATGGTGGTGTTTATGGCTCATTATTATCAACCCCTATTATTAATCCTCCTCAATCAGGTATTTTAGGTCTTCATAAGACTGAAGAAAGACCGGTAGTGGTTAATGGCAAAATAGAAATACGTCCGATGATGTATGTAGCTTTATCTTATGATCATCGTATTATTGATGGTAAGGAAGCTGTTACTTTTCTTGTGAAAATCAAGGAATTAATTGAAAATCCAGATCGTTTGTTATTAAATCTCTAA
- a CDS encoding pentapeptide repeat-containing protein: MVKEKSVFDNIAVKIEKYRPTIEDIGKYIAAQHAALADDLKGSLSLNQYLKNIYFSDKNVVVAADLSNMIFGVSDNITDTITDLSGGDFTGCIFKNTTFRGCNLADAVFCDVDFNQAYFENTVLRNVDFRGADLANCQFSDGYKGYSQMGKEHDIEGIKFSTTSSLGRKYADIKSDLVRQKEQKELINSKTKEVSDAHANLGYKETAWAIGGRATGNKQYDRLVKELKLMVEQKIFPRKDNVMHKTFQNIFDSESCIFDPAYVRGSTKEQRDQETQYVRLAREDIEKYLERRKADKDLSLNDFAKSKLEQSQIKAGARIIADCSSRVDTSTNNEWHDRVDLSGLDFSGADLRGAVFSGSVLSGCVFNGTDVSEASFEGAELVAANFVGVKADNANFFNSNLSKSTITDQSQFVHAFMSSSNGQEVLISDSNFDYVNIKNGNWDRAKFTNSTFNHANLEGISLISADLRKVQMQHTILEQVVLMECKVIDSDLSNALISKAKAHKAQFKNTILNGIEGKGIDLSEAELDSFVKLGGANLEEAILTKINAEGVNFIRTNMDSVNAQKANFRNAILEDVNITCANLTEAVLEGAKAHGINLSYSTLTKVHAKKADFSDSIIRRMEAQQADFTEVNFTNADLTRSNLQKAILEKVQA, translated from the coding sequence ATGGTAAAAGAAAAATCTGTTTTTGATAATATTGCTGTTAAAATTGAGAAATATCGCCCTACTATTGAGGATATAGGGAAATATATTGCAGCTCAGCATGCAGCTTTGGCAGACGACCTTAAGGGAAGTTTGAGTCTTAACCAATATTTAAAGAACATATATTTTTCTGATAAGAATGTAGTGGTAGCGGCGGATTTGTCTAATATGATTTTTGGTGTATCTGATAATATAACTGATACTATAACCGATCTAAGTGGAGGAGATTTTACTGGTTGTATATTTAAAAATACTACTTTTAGAGGATGTAATTTAGCTGATGCGGTATTTTGCGATGTTGATTTTAATCAGGCTTATTTCGAAAATACTGTTCTAAGAAATGTAGATTTTAGAGGAGCTGATCTTGCTAATTGTCAGTTCTCTGACGGTTATAAGGGATATTCTCAAATGGGTAAGGAGCATGATATTGAAGGAATAAAATTCAGTACGACCTCTTCTTTAGGCAGAAAATATGCTGATATAAAAAGTGATTTAGTTCGCCAAAAAGAGCAGAAGGAACTTATAAATAGTAAGACAAAAGAAGTAAGTGATGCACATGCAAATTTAGGATATAAAGAAACAGCATGGGCAATTGGGGGGCGTGCAACTGGTAATAAGCAATATGACAGATTAGTAAAAGAGTTGAAGCTAATGGTTGAGCAAAAAATATTTCCTAGAAAAGATAATGTAATGCATAAAACTTTTCAAAATATTTTTGACAGTGAGAGCTGTATTTTTGATCCAGCTTATGTACGAGGGTCAACTAAAGAACAGCGGGATCAAGAAACTCAATATGTACGTCTAGCTCGAGAGGATATAGAGAAATATTTAGAGAGGAGAAAGGCTGATAAAGATTTAAGTTTAAATGATTTTGCTAAAAGCAAATTAGAGCAATCGCAGATAAAGGCAGGAGCAAGAATTATTGCAGATTGTTCAAGTAGAGTTGATACTTCTACTAATAATGAATGGCATGATAGGGTGGATTTATCTGGCTTAGATTTTTCAGGAGCGGATTTGCGAGGGGCTGTTTTCTCCGGTTCCGTTTTATCCGGATGCGTGTTTAATGGTACTGATGTTAGTGAAGCAAGCTTTGAAGGTGCGGAGCTGGTAGCGGCTAATTTTGTTGGAGTTAAAGCAGATAACGCAAATTTCTTTAACAGTAATCTAAGTAAATCAACGATCACTGATCAGAGCCAGTTTGTTCATGCTTTTATGTCTAGTTCTAATGGTCAGGAAGTTTTGATAAGCGACTCTAATTTTGATTATGTGAATATAAAAAATGGTAACTGGGATCGTGCAAAATTTACTAATTCAACATTTAATCATGCAAATTTAGAGGGTATTTCTTTAATCTCAGCAGATTTACGAAAAGTACAAATGCAGCATACAATATTAGAGCAGGTCGTTTTAATGGAGTGTAAAGTTATAGATAGTGATTTATCGAATGCTTTAATAAGTAAAGCTAAGGCACATAAAGCACAATTTAAAAACACTATACTAAACGGTATAGAAGGAAAAGGTATAGATTTATCAGAAGCTGAGTTAGATAGTTTTGTCAAATTGGGTGGGGCAAATTTAGAAGAAGCTATTTTAACAAAGATTAATGCTGAAGGGGTGAATTTTATTCGAACTAATATGGACAGTGTGAATGCCCAAAAGGCAAATTTTAGGAATGCGATTTTAGAAGATGTTAACATAACATGTGCTAATTTAACCGAAGCTGTTTTAGAAGGAGCCAAAGCCCACGGAATTAATTTAAGTTATAGTACACTAACAAAAGTTCATGCCAAGAAGGCTGATTTTTCGGATAGTATAATAAGACGTATGGAAGCTCAGCAAGCCGATTTTACTGAGGTAAATTTTACCAATGCTGATCTTACAAGATCAAACCTACAAAAAGCAATATTGGAAAAAGTTCAAGCCTAA
- a CDS encoding Rpn family recombination-promoting nuclease/putative transposase, producing the protein MTLDKPKHDEIFRKSMENPIVAKEFLATHLPKDVLALIDSTTVKLEKDSFIESDLSETISDVLFSVKFNDQDGYIFLLLEHQSTVDKMMAFRLFKYMINICDLYLTTNPKAKSLPLIYPLIIYNGKKKYNASLNIWNLFSHPDLARGFWINDCQLINVHDIPDEELKEKVWSGILLFFLKHIHERQLLKRWQEISHLLPKLSEITIGYDHIRNLLQYTLIFIEQNDKIELEKILKNSLTKEKGEELMPSIAQVWKEEGIQIGLQDGIKIGEARGEARGEARGRAEGRAEGRVEAMKVIAKTMLLKHNTINEIIELTGLSKEQIERLK; encoded by the coding sequence ATGACTCTAGACAAGCCAAAACATGACGAAATCTTTCGCAAATCTATGGAGAATCCAATAGTTGCCAAAGAATTTTTGGCAACTCATTTGCCGAAGGATGTGCTGGCTTTAATCGATAGCACAACTGTAAAATTAGAAAAAGATAGTTTTATTGAGTCAGACCTTTCTGAAACTATTTCTGATGTATTATTTTCTGTTAAGTTTAATGATCAGGATGGCTATATTTTTTTGCTATTGGAACATCAAAGTACTGTTGATAAAATGATGGCATTTAGGTTATTTAAATATATGATTAACATTTGTGATCTATATTTAACTACTAATCCTAAAGCTAAAAGCCTTCCATTAATTTATCCCCTAATAATTTATAATGGCAAGAAGAAATATAACGCATCGCTCAATATATGGAATTTATTTAGCCATCCAGATTTAGCTAGAGGTTTCTGGATCAACGATTGTCAGCTTATTAACGTACATGATATCCCCGATGAAGAACTCAAGGAAAAAGTATGGTCTGGGATTTTGTTATTTTTCCTCAAACACATCCACGAACGTCAATTACTGAAGAGATGGCAAGAAATCTCTCATCTCTTGCCTAAATTGAGTGAAATAACAATAGGCTATGACCATATAAGAAATCTATTACAGTATACTTTGATCTTTATTGAGCAAAATGATAAAATAGAGTTAGAAAAAATATTAAAAAATAGTTTAACTAAAGAAAAAGGAGAAGAACTTATGCCTAGTATAGCTCAAGTATGGAAAGAAGAAGGGATTCAAATCGGACTACAAGATGGTATTAAAATCGGAGAGGCTAGAGGAGAAGCCAGAGGAGAAGCTAGAGGTAGAGCCGAGGGTAGAGCCGAGGGTAGAGTCGAGGCAATGAAAGTTATAGCAAAAACTATGCTACTTAAACATAATACTATTAATGAGATCATTGAATTAACAGGCTTATCTAAAGAGCAAATCGAGAGACTAAAATAG
- a CDS encoding palindromic element RPE1 domain-containing protein — protein MTPKLPTRPLAKLAYVQGFEGRRGRRIVAYYNVCEDLGTASLSKLPAEVEL, from the coding sequence TTGACGCCAAAATTACCAACTAGACCTCTTGCAAAACTCGCTTATGTGCAAGGATTTGAAGGAAGACGCGGACGCAGAATCGTAGCATACTATAATGTGTGTGAGGATTTGGGTACCGCATCATTGTCCAAATTACCAGCAGAAGTAGAGTTGTAA
- a CDS encoding VUT family protein, whose product MHHINNKFYMPLVTLLCIFTYLLNFFNKISQCSLVFVFLALTTNIISELYGKKKAMIAVVLCTIVGFGLLWNFDYYINGRVIKGVVFAAFVSVLLSTYCSTSVFLHLKSASAYSFNTRNFISLIVCAIVDGVVMLGFFINIFSTSRVLSIFYQEVLFKCIYSLAAYICIFSGLSLVQKIHDKKIR is encoded by the coding sequence ATGCACCATATTAACAATAAATTTTACATGCCACTAGTGACATTACTTTGTATATTTACTTATTTATTAAATTTCTTTAATAAAATATCTCAGTGTTCTTTAGTATTTGTGTTTTTAGCTTTAACTACGAATATTATATCTGAACTATATGGCAAGAAAAAAGCTATGATTGCTGTAGTATTGTGTACAATAGTAGGCTTTGGTTTGTTATGGAATTTCGATTATTATATTAATGGTCGTGTTATTAAGGGAGTTGTGTTTGCAGCTTTTGTCTCTGTATTGCTGTCAACATATTGTAGTACAAGTGTATTTTTACATCTCAAGTCAGCATCAGCATATTCTTTTAATACCAGGAATTTTATTAGTTTGATAGTGTGTGCCATTGTAGATGGTGTTGTGATGTTAGGATTTTTCATAAATATATTCTCTACAAGTAGAGTTTTATCGATATTTTACCAAGAAGTATTATTTAAATGTATATATTCATTAGCAGCTTATATATGTATATTTAGCGGATTATCTCTAGTCCAAAAAATACATGACAAAAAGATTAGGTGA
- a CDS encoding MFS transporter yields the protein MAAFLNELFFEPTDFQTTSLRENFIFCITFVFRPIGALIFGWLGDNIGRKSTVIITTFLMSASCFAIANLPTYAQIGITATWIMTICRIIQGMASMGEIIGAELYLTETIKPPAQYASVGLMWIFGTLGGIGALGVAALVTSHGFNWRLAFWIGAAVALIGSVARDKLRETTEFVDAKRRIKRVLERINADPSILKDNPVWQAKVNRKTLIGFFLLQCVTPVCFYFIYIYCNNILKNSFGYTISEIIYHNFIVCIMELLTTSILCYLSLKVYPLLTIKIILIICSIFIIFCPYLLNNLNAPYQLFLIQFFMLLLQECVGSAGPIFYKSFPVFKRFTCATMTFAVSRALMFVVTSFGFVYFIDYFGNWGLWVIMIPTIIGFAYGLFHFEKLTKKL from the coding sequence ATGGCAGCGTTTCTTAATGAGTTATTTTTTGAACCTACTGATTTTCAGACAACCTCTTTAAGAGAGAATTTTATCTTTTGTATTACATTTGTTTTTCGACCTATTGGTGCCTTAATATTCGGTTGGTTGGGTGATAATATAGGACGTAAGTCAACAGTAATCATCACAACTTTTTTGATGAGTGCATCATGTTTTGCGATTGCTAATCTGCCTACTTATGCCCAGATAGGAATCACAGCAACTTGGATTATGACAATTTGCCGTATTATTCAAGGGATGGCTTCTATGGGTGAAATAATAGGGGCAGAGCTTTATTTAACTGAAACGATTAAGCCACCAGCCCAATATGCAAGTGTGGGATTGATGTGGATTTTTGGTACCCTAGGGGGTATAGGTGCTTTAGGGGTTGCAGCACTTGTTACTTCTCATGGCTTTAACTGGCGTCTGGCATTTTGGATAGGTGCAGCAGTTGCATTAATTGGTTCTGTTGCGAGAGATAAACTTAGAGAAACAACAGAATTTGTTGATGCCAAACGTCGAATAAAAAGAGTTCTTGAAAGAATTAACGCAGATCCAAGTATCTTAAAAGACAATCCCGTTTGGCAAGCAAAAGTTAATAGGAAAACACTAATTGGTTTCTTTTTATTACAATGTGTTACACCGGTATGTTTCTATTTTATCTATATATATTGTAATAATATTTTAAAAAATAGCTTTGGTTATACAATATCTGAGATTATATATCATAATTTTATTGTCTGTATAATGGAACTCTTAACCACATCAATATTATGTTATTTAAGTTTAAAAGTGTACCCATTATTAACCATAAAAATTATACTCATAATATGTTCTATTTTTATTATATTTTGTCCGTATTTATTGAATAATCTTAATGCTCCTTATCAGTTATTTCTGATTCAATTTTTTATGCTTTTATTGCAAGAGTGCGTAGGTTCTGCTGGCCCTATTTTTTATAAAAGCTTTCCTGTATTTAAACGTTTTACCTGTGCTACTATGACATTCGCTGTATCTCGGGCTTTAATGTTTGTTGTCACCTCTTTTGGTTTTGTCTATTTTATTGACTATTTTGGCAATTGGGGATTATGGGTTATTATGATTCCTACGATTATCGGTTTTGCATATGGGCTATTTCATTTTGAAAAATTGACAAAAAAACTGTGA
- a CDS encoding TIGR01459 family HAD-type hydrolase, which translates to MTKLIFKDVSSVMDDYDVFLFDLWGVVIEGNQLYPGVVDNINKIIKQQKKVFFVTNAPRSRDSLFNKINKIWGINTTEEMVFSSGEVAINMILESDKRFGIKTPVVYHLGQDDNDLLNELQIPITTNINEANIFLLTLHRDERKDLDLDEFDDLFKTVVKRNIITICANPDLGIVQQGIRRYCSGYFAAKIKQFGGEVIYSGKPHLEIYHAVLNQLPDISLKRILMIGDTFFTDILGANNLGIDSALVLTGNATIFHSQYHTIEEKLQHLKIAATEQEVMPNFVIQLTTNSL; encoded by the coding sequence ATGACAAAACTAATTTTTAAAGATGTTTCATCTGTAATGGATGATTACGATGTTTTTTTATTTGATCTTTGGGGAGTGGTAATAGAAGGCAATCAGCTTTATCCTGGGGTAGTTGACAATATTAACAAAATAATTAAACAGCAAAAGAAGGTTTTTTTTGTTACTAATGCTCCACGCAGCAGGGACTCCTTATTTAACAAAATTAATAAGATTTGGGGTATTAACACAACAGAAGAAATGGTTTTTAGTTCTGGTGAAGTAGCCATCAATATGATACTAGAAAGTGATAAAAGATTTGGCATCAAAACCCCTGTGGTTTATCATCTTGGTCAAGATGACAATGATTTGCTGAATGAATTGCAGATACCTATTACCACAAATATAAATGAAGCTAATATTTTTCTGTTAACGCTCCATCGCGATGAAAGAAAAGATTTAGATTTAGATGAGTTTGATGATTTATTTAAAACTGTAGTAAAAAGAAACATAATTACTATATGTGCCAACCCAGACCTTGGAATTGTGCAACAAGGCATACGAAGATATTGTTCTGGATATTTTGCGGCAAAAATAAAGCAATTTGGTGGTGAGGTAATTTATAGCGGCAAACCACATCTAGAGATATATCATGCAGTATTAAACCAATTACCCGATATTTCATTGAAACGTATTCTTATGATAGGTGATACTTTCTTTACTGATATTTTAGGAGCAAATAACCTGGGAATTGACTCAGCTTTAGTACTAACAGGTAATGCAACAATATTTCATAGCCAATATCATACTATCGAAGAAAAATTACAACATTTGAAAATTGCCGCGACTGAACAGGAAGTAATGCCAAATTTTGTTATTCAATTGACCACAAATTCATTATAA